Proteins encoded together in one Candidatus Binatia bacterium window:
- a CDS encoding NADH-quinone oxidoreductase subunit M: protein MDQLPLLSLVVVTPFIASLIISALPAQPVTIPRQVAFWLSLIPFFLSLLVLAAFDPTVGTLQLTESVPWMPSLGINYSVGVDGFSLWLILLTTFLTPVVILAAWTDIQHRVKEFMFFMLLLESGMLGALVATDLFLFFMFWELMLFPMVFVIGIWGGPRRRYAAIKFVIYTMAGSALMLVAMLYLVLTHAKTGQLSFDILTLYDTKLSYTEQTFLFWAFAIAFMIKVPMVPFHTWLPDAHTEAPTGGSVDLAGVLLKMGAYGFLRFALPMFPLAAQDAFPWIIGLAVVGIIYGAMVSLPQADMKRLVAYSSVSHLGFVMLGIYAFNRTGMTGGVLQMVNHGLSTGALFILIGFIYDRRHTRQISQYGGLWAVVPIFSSLFLIVTLSSIGLPGLNGFVGEFLILLGAYRAHPWAAAIATLGVVLGAAYLLTMYKRVIFGPVTHEENRSLKDLSAREIAAVAPVILLIFWIGIYPKPFLDRIEPTAAVLLQRLERAGADRHMGDKQRPLASVEDGQEEDEAQLVREDDDARLAHNVTQATATGELR from the coding sequence ATGGACCAGCTGCCGCTGCTCTCGCTCGTCGTCGTTACGCCGTTCATCGCGTCGCTGATCATCAGCGCGCTGCCGGCGCAGCCCGTCACCATCCCGCGTCAGGTGGCGTTCTGGCTGTCGCTGATCCCGTTCTTCCTGTCGCTCCTGGTGCTGGCCGCGTTCGATCCGACGGTCGGCACGCTGCAGCTCACCGAGAGCGTCCCGTGGATGCCGAGCCTCGGCATCAACTACTCGGTCGGCGTCGACGGCTTCTCGCTCTGGCTGATCCTGCTGACGACGTTCCTCACGCCGGTCGTCATCCTCGCCGCGTGGACCGACATCCAGCACCGCGTGAAGGAGTTCATGTTCTTCATGCTGCTGCTCGAGAGCGGCATGCTGGGCGCGCTGGTCGCGACGGACCTGTTCCTGTTCTTCATGTTCTGGGAGCTGATGCTCTTCCCGATGGTGTTCGTCATCGGGATCTGGGGCGGTCCGCGCCGGCGCTACGCGGCGATCAAGTTCGTCATCTACACGATGGCGGGCAGCGCGCTGATGCTGGTCGCGATGCTGTATCTGGTCTTGACGCACGCCAAGACCGGCCAGCTCAGCTTCGACATCCTGACGCTCTACGACACGAAGCTCAGCTACACCGAGCAGACCTTCCTGTTCTGGGCGTTCGCGATCGCCTTCATGATCAAGGTGCCCATGGTGCCCTTCCACACCTGGCTGCCGGACGCGCACACCGAGGCGCCGACCGGCGGCTCGGTCGACCTGGCGGGCGTGCTGCTGAAGATGGGCGCCTACGGCTTCCTGCGCTTCGCGCTGCCGATGTTTCCGCTCGCCGCGCAAGACGCGTTCCCGTGGATCATCGGCCTCGCCGTCGTGGGGATCATCTACGGCGCGATGGTGTCGTTGCCGCAGGCCGACATGAAGCGGCTCGTCGCCTACTCGTCGGTGAGCCACCTCGGCTTCGTCATGCTCGGCATCTACGCCTTCAACCGCACCGGCATGACGGGCGGCGTCCTGCAGATGGTCAACCACGGTCTGTCGACGGGCGCGCTCTTCATCCTGATCGGCTTCATCTACGACCGCCGGCACACGCGGCAGATCTCGCAGTACGGCGGCCTGTGGGCGGTCGTGCCGATCTTCTCGAGCCTGTTCCTGATCGTCACGCTGTCGTCGATCGGCCTGCCCGGGCTGAACGGCTTCGTCGGCGAGTTCCTGATCCTGCTCGGCGCGTATCGCGCGCACCCGTGGGCGGCCGCGATCGCGACGCTCGGCGTGGTGCTCGGCGCGGCCTACCTGCTGACGATGTACAAGCGGGTCATCTTCGGCCCGGTGACGCACGAGGAGAACCGCTCGCTGAAGGACCTGTCGGCGCGTGAGATCGCGGCCGTCGCCCCGGTGATCCTGCTGATCTTCTGGATCGGCATCTATCCCAAGCCGTTCCTCGATCGCATCGAGCCGACCGCGGCGGTGCTGTTGCAGCGCCTCGAGCGCGCCGGCGCCGACCGTCACATGGGCGACAAGCAGCGTCCGCTGGCGAGCGTCGAAGACGGCCAGGAGGAGGACGAGGCGCAGCTCGTGCGCGAGGATGACGACGCGCGGCTCGCGCACAACGTCACGCAAGCGACGGCGACGGGGGAGTTGCGGTGA
- the nuoL gene encoding NADH-quinone oxidoreductase subunit L, giving the protein MHPAPDTAAVVATSLLRWIPLLPLIGVACGVFASVTGRRNIVHVTGPGSVLLAFVVAVITVAKLWSLPTGGVLVDQVFTWIGVSPLRIDLTFRVDVLTSVMILIITGIGFLIHLYSLGYMHDDPDEARFFAYLNLFTASMLVLVLADTLPVMFVGWEGVGVCSYLLIGFWYQERPNADAGQKAMIVNRVGDAAFLIGMFVLFWSMFDLGTPSLRFEDVNRLAPELGRVAPWVVTAVCLLLLFGATGKSAQIPLYVWLPDAMAGPTPVSALIHAATMVTAGVYMIARLSPLYVQAPIALDVVATIGAITAMFAATMALVQNDLKKILAYSTVSQIGYMVLGVGVGAFSAGIFHLMTHACFKALLFLGAGSVMHALHGELDVHKMGDLKSKLPITGKTFLVACLAIAGVPPFAAFFSKDMILEAAFASGHTVLWFIGFAAAGLTSFYMFRAYFLAFEGESRVEPEKAAHVHESPTVMTIPLIVLAVLSTVAGWIGLPHGFLWGDAFGHYLEPALAPPDALGHHEITTGTLLFLMVITTGVAVLGIWVAYLFYLRSPELPARLAERAHGLYVLLWNKYWVDEIYDALIVRPYFRTSTFFWKVVDAMMIDGLVNGSGRAVAATASVWRRLQDGNVQHYAMAMLVGAVFTFGVYWWLGTR; this is encoded by the coding sequence CGTCACCGGACGCCGCAACATCGTCCACGTCACCGGACCGGGCAGCGTGCTGCTCGCGTTCGTCGTCGCCGTGATCACGGTGGCGAAGCTCTGGTCGCTGCCGACCGGCGGCGTGCTGGTCGATCAGGTCTTCACCTGGATCGGCGTCAGCCCGCTGCGCATCGACCTCACGTTCCGCGTCGACGTGCTGACCAGCGTGATGATCCTGATCATCACCGGGATCGGCTTCCTGATCCACCTCTACTCGCTGGGCTACATGCACGACGACCCGGACGAGGCGCGGTTCTTCGCCTACCTGAACCTGTTCACCGCCTCGATGCTGGTGCTCGTCCTCGCCGACACGCTGCCGGTGATGTTCGTCGGCTGGGAGGGCGTGGGCGTCTGCTCGTACCTGCTGATCGGCTTCTGGTACCAGGAGCGTCCGAACGCCGACGCCGGGCAGAAGGCGATGATCGTGAACCGCGTCGGCGACGCCGCGTTCCTGATCGGCATGTTCGTCCTCTTCTGGAGCATGTTCGATCTCGGCACGCCGTCGCTGCGCTTCGAGGACGTGAACCGGCTCGCGCCGGAGCTCGGGCGCGTCGCGCCGTGGGTCGTCACCGCGGTCTGCCTGCTGCTGCTGTTCGGTGCGACCGGCAAGTCGGCGCAGATCCCGCTCTACGTCTGGCTGCCGGACGCGATGGCGGGTCCGACGCCGGTCTCCGCGCTGATCCACGCCGCGACCATGGTGACCGCGGGCGTCTACATGATCGCGCGTCTCTCGCCGCTCTACGTGCAGGCGCCGATCGCGCTCGACGTGGTCGCGACGATCGGCGCGATCACCGCGATGTTCGCGGCCACGATGGCGCTCGTGCAGAACGATCTGAAGAAGATCCTCGCGTACTCGACGGTCTCGCAGATCGGCTACATGGTGCTCGGCGTCGGGGTGGGGGCGTTCTCGGCCGGCATCTTCCACCTCATGACGCACGCCTGCTTCAAGGCGCTGCTCTTCCTCGGCGCCGGTAGCGTGATGCACGCGCTGCACGGCGAGCTCGACGTCCACAAGATGGGTGATCTGAAGAGCAAGCTGCCGATCACGGGCAAGACGTTCCTCGTCGCCTGCCTCGCGATCGCCGGCGTGCCGCCGTTCGCCGCGTTCTTCTCGAAGGACATGATCCTCGAGGCGGCCTTCGCGAGCGGTCACACCGTGCTGTGGTTCATCGGCTTCGCCGCCGCCGGCCTGACCTCGTTCTACATGTTCCGCGCGTACTTCCTCGCCTTCGAGGGCGAGAGCCGCGTCGAGCCCGAGAAGGCGGCGCACGTGCACGAGTCGCCGACGGTGATGACGATCCCGCTGATCGTGCTCGCGGTGCTGTCGACCGTCGCGGGCTGGATCGGGCTACCGCACGGCTTCCTGTGGGGCGACGCGTTCGGTCACTACCTCGAGCCCGCGCTCGCGCCGCCCGACGCGCTCGGCCACCACGAGATCACGACCGGCACGCTGCTCTTCCTGATGGTGATCACGACCGGCGTCGCGGTGCTCGGGATCTGGGTCGCGTACCTCTTCTACCTGCGCTCGCCCGAGCTGCCGGCGCGTCTCGCCGAGCGCGCGCACGGTCTCTACGTCCTCCTGTGGAACAAGTACTGGGTCGACGAGATCTACGACGCGCTGATCGTGCGTCCGTACTTCCGCACCTCGACGTTCTTCTGGAAGGTCGTCGACGCCATGATGATCGACGGGCTGGTCAACGGCAGCGGGCGCGCCGTCGCCGCGACCGCGTCCGTCTGGCGCCGCCTGCAGGACGGCAACGTGCAGCACTACGCGATGGCGATGCTGGTCGGCGCCGTCTTCACCTTCGGCGTCTACTGGTGGCTCGGTACGCGCTGA
- a CDS encoding NADH-quinone oxidoreductase subunit N produces MIEVVFGADEARALAPVLVVLVVAMAGLLVEAFVDDRSDEPYRPVWFSLAGVVGGIVATALLWNNAHTAFHGTFALDGVAAFTNVVCLLAAGASILTAPAYLATLGVRAREFYPLVLFAASGMMVMGAARDLIVLFLGLEIMSIAAYVLAGIHRTDRASGEAALKYFLLGAFATGFLLYGIAVFYGVTGSTAYSAIAAALPSANRVVVLGGVALLIVALGFKVSAVPFHFWAPDVYQGAPTTVTALMAVGIKAAAVAGFARLFITAFSSLHADWAMVLWWLSVLTMTVGNFVAIVQSNVKRMLAYSSIAHAGYLLAAIVAGTPRGGGAVLFYLLAYAFMNLGAFAVVTALGAKGEPNEQFSDYAGLAQRHPLVAAAMALFMLSLTGIPPLVGFVGKLYLIEAIVDAGYIWLAVIMVLNSAVSAYYYLRLIIEMFMREPEKAVTVQPAPFLIACLLLATVGTIFFGLFPDGPLDFARESFRVLQ; encoded by the coding sequence GTGATCGAGGTCGTCTTCGGAGCCGACGAGGCGCGCGCGCTCGCGCCCGTCCTGGTCGTGCTGGTGGTGGCGATGGCCGGCCTGCTGGTCGAGGCCTTCGTCGACGACCGTTCGGACGAGCCGTACCGTCCGGTGTGGTTCTCGCTGGCCGGCGTCGTGGGCGGCATCGTCGCGACCGCTCTGCTGTGGAACAACGCGCACACGGCCTTCCACGGCACGTTCGCGCTCGACGGCGTCGCGGCGTTCACCAACGTCGTCTGCCTGCTCGCGGCCGGAGCGAGCATCCTCACCGCGCCCGCGTACCTCGCGACCCTCGGCGTGCGCGCGCGCGAGTTCTACCCGCTCGTGCTGTTCGCGGCGTCGGGCATGATGGTGATGGGCGCGGCGCGCGACCTCATCGTCCTGTTCCTCGGCCTCGAGATCATGTCGATCGCCGCGTACGTGCTGGCCGGCATCCACCGCACGGACCGCGCGTCGGGCGAGGCGGCGCTCAAGTACTTCCTGCTCGGCGCGTTCGCGACGGGCTTCCTGCTCTACGGCATCGCCGTGTTCTACGGCGTCACCGGCTCGACCGCGTACTCGGCGATCGCCGCCGCGCTCCCGAGCGCGAACCGCGTCGTCGTGCTGGGCGGCGTCGCGCTGCTGATCGTCGCGCTCGGCTTCAAGGTGAGCGCGGTGCCGTTCCACTTCTGGGCGCCCGACGTCTACCAGGGCGCGCCGACCACGGTGACCGCGCTGATGGCGGTCGGCATCAAGGCCGCGGCGGTCGCCGGCTTCGCGCGGCTGTTCATCACCGCGTTCTCGTCGCTGCACGCCGACTGGGCGATGGTGCTGTGGTGGCTGTCGGTGCTCACCATGACGGTGGGCAACTTCGTCGCCATCGTCCAGAGCAACGTCAAGCGCATGCTCGCGTACTCGAGCATCGCGCACGCCGGCTACCTGCTCGCCGCGATCGTCGCCGGCACGCCGCGCGGCGGCGGCGCGGTGCTGTTCTACCTGCTCGCGTACGCCTTCATGAACCTCGGCGCGTTCGCCGTGGTGACCGCGCTCGGCGCGAAGGGCGAGCCGAACGAGCAGTTCTCCGACTACGCGGGCCTCGCGCAGCGCCACCCGCTGGTCGCCGCGGCGATGGCGTTGTTCATGCTGTCGCTGACCGGCATCCCGCCGCTCGTCGGCTTCGTCGGCAAGCTCTACTTGATCGAGGCGATCGTCGACGCCGGCTACATCTGGCTCGCGGTGATCATGGTGCTGAACAGCGCCGTGTCGGCGTACTACTACCTGCGCCTGATCATCGAGATGTTCATGCGCGAGCCCGAGAAGGCGGTGACGGTCCAGCCGGCGCCCTTCCTGATCGCCTGCCTGCTGCTCGCGACCGTCGGCACGATCTTCTTCGGTCTGTTCCCCGACGGACCGCTCGACTTCGCCCGCGAGTCGTTCCGGGTGCTCCAGTAG
- a CDS encoding diguanylate cyclase: MTGMWALVRPRPVMSLTRRLFALVALALAIVAAVGVISLRSSADLIHSGHQVADAHEFLQALDALQSDVADVEAGQRGYVITGEETYLEPMNDAIHRVGRDLSRLDVLVDDEWVREHLDDLELLVEQLVSSSRQIVGLRRTHGFEAAAEAVRTQGGKAKMDAIRSLVAEMRTRQQAVLAVRTALSEGKARFANGAVIGGTIVSALLILAVFFLLAREAGAHRRTHHELRKSHALAEGILTSMADAVVVADPTGNVIAMNPAAERLFGRAASGAARALTLCCGDAQTPLAPEETPIGRAVRGESVDSFECVTRAEGRSEPVWLSISARSLTSASGDALGAVAVCRDVTAAKRAELELRETNESLRASVEELARRNDEISLLGELSGLLQACADESEAGSIIAQSFERLLPGSSGVLYLLNSSRNLAFAATRWGDPPPPEESFTPETCWALRRGQSHVLESHRLGLRCAHVDPSVGSYVCLPLVAQGEALGVLHVRLDLPSIKERGAAVQRLLRTLADEVGLALANLRLRETLRSQSIRDPLTNLFNRRYMEESLDRELQRATRRKAPLALLMLDIDHFKEFNDAFGHDAGDALLCELGARLQNSIRGEDLACRYGGEEFVIILPEASLADAQQRAESLREAAKRIVVRHQERTLTPVTLSLGVAVFPQHADSGKALLLAADRALYRAKTAGRDRIAIASDDALEVASGVS, encoded by the coding sequence ATGACGGGGATGTGGGCGCTCGTGCGCCCGCGCCCCGTCATGTCGCTCACGCGAAGGCTCTTTGCCCTGGTCGCGCTGGCCCTGGCGATCGTCGCCGCGGTCGGGGTGATCTCGCTGCGTAGCAGCGCCGACCTGATCCACAGCGGCCACCAGGTCGCGGACGCACACGAATTCTTGCAGGCGCTCGACGCCCTGCAGAGCGACGTCGCCGACGTCGAGGCCGGGCAGCGTGGCTACGTCATCACCGGCGAGGAGACCTACCTCGAGCCGATGAACGACGCGATCCACCGCGTCGGCCGCGACCTCTCGCGTCTCGACGTGCTGGTCGACGACGAGTGGGTGCGCGAGCACCTCGACGACCTCGAGCTGCTCGTCGAGCAGCTCGTCTCGAGCTCGCGTCAGATCGTCGGGCTGCGGCGCACGCACGGCTTCGAAGCCGCGGCCGAGGCCGTCCGCACCCAGGGCGGCAAGGCCAAGATGGACGCCATCCGCTCGCTGGTCGCCGAGATGCGCACGCGGCAGCAGGCGGTGCTCGCCGTCCGCACGGCGCTCTCCGAGGGCAAGGCGCGGTTTGCGAACGGCGCGGTGATCGGCGGGACGATCGTCAGCGCCCTCTTGATCCTGGCCGTGTTCTTCCTGCTCGCGCGCGAGGCCGGGGCGCACCGCCGCACCCACCACGAGCTGCGCAAGAGCCACGCGCTCGCGGAAGGAATCCTGACGAGCATGGCCGACGCCGTCGTCGTCGCCGACCCGACCGGCAACGTGATCGCGATGAACCCGGCTGCGGAGCGCTTGTTCGGGCGCGCGGCGAGCGGTGCGGCGCGCGCGCTGACGCTGTGCTGCGGCGACGCGCAGACGCCGCTCGCGCCGGAGGAGACGCCGATCGGGCGCGCGGTGCGCGGCGAGTCGGTCGACTCCTTCGAATGCGTCACGCGTGCGGAGGGCCGCTCCGAGCCCGTCTGGCTCAGCATCTCGGCGCGATCGCTCACGTCGGCGAGCGGCGACGCGCTCGGCGCGGTCGCGGTGTGCCGCGACGTCACCGCGGCGAAGCGCGCCGAGCTCGAGCTGCGCGAGACCAACGAGAGCCTGCGCGCGTCGGTCGAGGAGCTCGCGCGGCGCAACGACGAGATCTCGCTGCTCGGCGAGCTGAGCGGTCTGCTGCAGGCGTGCGCCGACGAGTCGGAAGCGGGGAGCATCATCGCGCAGTCGTTCGAGCGTCTGCTGCCGGGCAGCAGCGGCGTGCTCTACCTCTTGAACTCGTCGCGCAACCTGGCGTTCGCCGCCACGCGCTGGGGCGATCCGCCGCCGCCCGAGGAGAGCTTCACGCCCGAGACGTGCTGGGCGCTGCGCCGCGGCCAGTCGCACGTGCTCGAGAGCCACCGCCTCGGGCTCCGCTGCGCGCACGTCGACCCGAGCGTCGGCTCGTACGTCTGCCTGCCGCTCGTCGCCCAGGGCGAGGCGCTCGGCGTGCTGCACGTCCGGCTCGACCTGCCGTCGATCAAGGAGCGCGGCGCCGCCGTGCAGCGCTTGCTGCGCACGCTCGCCGACGAGGTCGGGCTCGCGCTCGCGAACCTCCGCCTGCGCGAGACCCTGCGCAGCCAGTCGATCCGCGACCCGCTCACCAACCTCTTCAACCGCCGCTACATGGAGGAGTCGCTCGACCGCGAGCTGCAGCGCGCCACGCGTCGCAAGGCGCCGCTCGCGCTGCTGATGCTCGACATCGACCACTTCAAGGAGTTCAACGACGCCTTCGGCCACGACGCGGGCGACGCGCTGCTGTGCGAGCTCGGCGCCAGGCTGCAGAATTCGATCCGCGGCGAGGATCTCGCCTGTCGTTACGGCGGCGAGGAGTTCGTCATCATCTTGCCCGAGGCGTCGCTCGCCGACGCGCAGCAGCGCGCCGAGAGCCTGCGCGAGGCGGCGAAGCGCATCGTCGTGCGCCACCAGGAGCGCACGCTGACGCCGGTGACGCTGTCGCTCGGCGTCGCCGTCTTCCCGCAGCACGCCGACTCCGGCAAGGCGCTGCTGCTCGCCGCCGACCGCGCGCTCTACCGCGCGAAGACCGCCGGCCGCGACCGCATCGCGATCGCGTCGGACGACGCGCTCGAGGTCGCGAGCGGCGTGTCGTGA
- a CDS encoding radical SAM protein, whose protein sequence is MRIHLISPTHYLPDGSLAKTTRYWTSGITLPYLKALTPSRHQVTFTDELMHDLDIARVEREADVVGLTAMGPQIRRAYELADHFRERGKKVVLGGTWVTLTAEDSLRHADAVVAGEAEYVWERVLDDLESGRSAGIYRADRWHDLRGLPQIDYWSLPLLKPEAFRKSWLYRMYFFWPIQFSRGCPHPCEYCAVQTYYARTYRTRPLDEFIDEVDRMRAIGARRFLFLDDNPIANPEKAKEMFRALIPKKIQWVSQATINVARDPELLDLVARSGARVLSIGFESLNEESLASVGKNFNKPSRYAEDIAKLRARGIQVIALVMVGLDGDTPETFAATLRWLDENKISFLKLFTPAPYPGTKFHADMKAAGRILNDDWGRYDYGSPNVAPKNMSAREMIDGFNAVYSGFYSVRSMLRRFVPPPRKNLLESLAMIVANLKVHAYLRRNPEAWGTIS, encoded by the coding sequence ATGCGGATCCATCTGATCTCGCCGACGCACTACCTGCCCGACGGAAGCCTGGCGAAGACGACGCGCTACTGGACGAGCGGCATCACGCTGCCGTACCTGAAGGCGCTCACGCCGTCGCGGCACCAGGTGACGTTCACCGACGAGCTGATGCACGACCTCGACATTGCGCGGGTCGAGCGCGAGGCCGACGTCGTCGGCTTGACGGCGATGGGCCCTCAGATCCGCCGCGCCTACGAGCTCGCCGACCACTTCCGCGAGCGCGGCAAGAAGGTCGTGCTCGGCGGCACCTGGGTGACGCTCACCGCCGAGGACTCGCTGCGCCACGCCGACGCCGTGGTCGCAGGCGAGGCGGAGTACGTCTGGGAGCGCGTCCTCGACGACCTCGAGAGCGGACGCAGCGCCGGCATCTACCGCGCCGACCGCTGGCACGACCTGCGCGGGCTCCCGCAGATCGACTACTGGTCGCTGCCGCTGCTCAAGCCCGAAGCGTTCCGCAAGAGCTGGCTCTACCGGATGTACTTCTTCTGGCCGATCCAGTTCTCGCGCGGCTGCCCGCACCCCTGCGAGTACTGCGCGGTGCAGACGTACTACGCGCGCACCTACCGCACGCGCCCGCTCGACGAGTTCATCGACGAGGTCGATCGCATGCGCGCGATCGGCGCGCGCCGCTTTCTCTTCCTCGACGACAATCCCATCGCCAACCCCGAGAAGGCGAAGGAGATGTTCCGCGCGCTCATCCCGAAGAAGATCCAGTGGGTGAGCCAGGCGACGATCAACGTCGCGCGCGACCCGGAGCTGCTCGATCTCGTCGCGCGCTCGGGCGCGCGCGTGCTGTCGATCGGCTTCGAGAGCCTCAACGAGGAGAGCCTCGCGTCGGTCGGGAAGAACTTCAACAAGCCGAGCCGCTACGCCGAGGACATCGCGAAGCTGCGCGCGCGCGGCATCCAGGTGATCGCGCTCGTCATGGTCGGCCTCGACGGCGACACCCCCGAGACCTTCGCCGCGACGCTGCGCTGGCTCGACGAGAACAAGATCAGCTTCCTCAAGCTGTTCACGCCGGCGCCCTACCCCGGCACCAAGTTCCACGCCGACATGAAGGCCGCCGGGCGCATCCTCAACGACGACTGGGGTCGCTACGACTACGGCAGCCCGAACGTCGCGCCGAAGAACATGTCGGCGCGCGAGATGATCGACGGCTTCAACGCCGTCTACTCGGGCTTCTACTCGGTGCGCAGCATGCTGCGCCGCTTCGTCCCGCCGCCGCGCAAGAACCTGCTCGAGAGCCTGGCGATGATCGTCGCCAACCTGAAGGTCCACGCCTACCTGCGGCGCAACCCGGAAGCCTGGGGGACGATTAGCTGA
- a CDS encoding TetR/AcrR family transcriptional regulator, with product MARAASPRAAARAARESVYREHILAAGEKVFAEQDFESAKVQDISRLAELSMGSIYALFPSKEHIYASIIEKRGNELFALVQDIVAQDREPLDALEALATAYIDYFYTHTDFLRMNLRTGAAWALRMTYPGTRAALADTIHGLQAQIFARGVASGVFIDEDPAYLAVLFSGIDQIHLAHWVANGMKDSREELRDRLLRVVRKTFLR from the coding sequence GTGGCGCGCGCCGCGAGCCCGCGCGCGGCGGCGCGCGCGGCGCGCGAGTCGGTCTACCGCGAGCACATCCTCGCGGCCGGCGAGAAGGTCTTCGCCGAGCAGGACTTCGAGTCGGCGAAGGTGCAGGACATCTCGCGCCTCGCCGAACTCTCGATGGGCTCGATCTACGCGCTCTTTCCGAGCAAGGAGCACATCTACGCGTCGATCATCGAGAAGCGCGGCAACGAGCTGTTCGCGCTCGTGCAGGACATCGTCGCACAGGACCGCGAGCCGCTCGACGCGCTCGAGGCGCTGGCGACGGCGTACATCGACTACTTCTACACGCACACCGATTTCCTGCGCATGAACCTGCGCACCGGCGCGGCCTGGGCGCTGCGCATGACCTACCCCGGAACGCGCGCCGCGCTCGCCGACACGATCCACGGCCTGCAGGCGCAGATCTTCGCGCGCGGCGTCGCGTCGGGCGTCTTCATCGACGAGGACCCGGCCTACCTCGCCGTGCTGTTCAGCGGCATCGACCAGATCCACCTCGCGCACTGGGTCGCGAACGGCATGAAGGACTCGCGCGAGGAGCTGCGCGACCGCCTGCTGCGCGTCGTGCGCAAGACCTTCCTGCGCTGA